The Candidatus Tumulicola sp. genome contains a region encoding:
- the purQ gene encoding phosphoribosylformylglycinamidine synthase I, translated as MKRRIAVLTFPGTNSEDETVRLLRDCGGDAHLVHWSRADMLAQYDAYVLPGGFAYEDRIRAGAVAAFDPVMDYVIDGARRGKLILGICNGAQILLEAGLVPGTGELRRPTAAFTDNRPSGHFICRQIYVKLAVDPGRSPITAALPPDATFPAYASNGEGCLAAPPEHLRELIGGGHVAFLYSQADGTVDDAAVPNGSALGCAGLLNVEGNVLALMPHPERDGWNFQHLDRRIGDDVLAPSGGAVLFRSFVEAVDR; from the coding sequence GTGAAGCGCCGGATTGCCGTGTTAACGTTTCCCGGGACGAACTCCGAAGACGAAACGGTGCGTTTGCTGCGCGACTGCGGCGGCGACGCGCATCTGGTGCACTGGTCGCGCGCCGATATGCTGGCGCAATACGATGCATACGTTCTACCCGGCGGCTTTGCGTACGAGGACCGAATCCGCGCCGGGGCTGTCGCGGCGTTCGATCCAGTGATGGATTACGTGATCGACGGCGCACGACGTGGAAAGCTGATTCTGGGTATCTGCAACGGCGCGCAGATTCTTCTCGAGGCCGGCCTCGTGCCGGGCACGGGCGAACTGCGCCGTCCGACCGCTGCCTTCACGGATAATCGACCGTCCGGGCATTTCATCTGCCGACAAATTTACGTCAAGCTCGCGGTGGATCCCGGGCGGTCGCCGATCACCGCCGCACTGCCGCCGGATGCGACGTTCCCGGCGTACGCGTCAAACGGCGAAGGCTGTTTGGCCGCGCCGCCCGAGCATCTGCGCGAACTGATCGGTGGCGGCCACGTAGCCTTTCTGTACTCGCAGGCGGACGGTACGGTCGACGACGCCGCAGTTCCGAACGGATCGGCACTCGGATGCGCCGGCTTGCTCAACGTGGAGGGAAATGTCTTGGCCCTCATGCCCCACCCGGAACGCGACGGCTGGAACTTTCAGCATCTCGACCGGCGTATCGGCGACGATGTCTTGGCGCCGTCCGGCGGAGCGGTGCTCTTTCGTAGTTTTGTCGAAGCGGTCGATCGATGA
- a CDS encoding formate--phosphoribosylaminoimidazolecarboxamide ligase, which yields MNKPYTIATLGSHSALQILKGAHDEGFKTLAISNRVTERLYRSFKFVDEVITLNDYSEFSSLIDDLTSRKMIIVPHGSFVAYLSLEEQKKMTIPYFGNKAVLDWEASRELQRQWLSRAGLQLPRQFRSGAEIDRPVIVKLYGAQGGKGYMFIQDAADFESRAAHLQQEHIIQEYIIGVPLYIHYFYSPLDGTLEIMSMDRRYETNVDSLGRIPAAAQGSMDVSPSYVVVGNQPVSLRESMLAEALRMGDDVVRVSQEICGPKGLFGAFCIETIITPDMQFYIMEISARIVAGTNLFIDGSPYSYLNYSEPMSTGRRIARELKNALLTNNLRLVLDDSSVL from the coding sequence ATGAATAAACCCTATACTATCGCGACGCTCGGATCGCATTCCGCGCTGCAGATCCTCAAGGGAGCGCACGACGAAGGATTCAAAACGCTCGCGATCTCCAATCGCGTGACCGAGCGTCTGTATCGATCCTTCAAATTTGTCGATGAAGTGATTACGCTCAACGACTACTCGGAATTCTCCAGCCTGATCGACGACCTCACGAGTCGGAAAATGATCATCGTCCCGCACGGATCGTTCGTCGCCTATCTTTCGCTCGAGGAGCAGAAGAAGATGACGATTCCCTATTTCGGGAACAAGGCCGTTCTCGACTGGGAAGCCAGCCGCGAGTTGCAGCGGCAATGGTTGTCGCGCGCCGGCCTGCAATTGCCGCGACAGTTTCGCAGCGGCGCCGAAATCGACCGTCCGGTTATCGTGAAACTGTACGGTGCGCAGGGCGGCAAGGGCTACATGTTCATTCAGGACGCGGCCGACTTCGAATCGCGCGCTGCGCACCTGCAGCAAGAGCACATCATTCAGGAATATATCATCGGCGTTCCGCTCTACATACATTATTTCTATTCGCCGCTCGACGGCACGTTGGAGATCATGTCGATGGACCGGCGCTACGAAACCAACGTCGACTCGCTGGGGCGTATTCCGGCGGCCGCACAGGGAAGTATGGACGTCAGCCCGTCCTACGTAGTCGTCGGCAACCAGCCGGTATCGCTGCGCGAGTCGATGCTCGCCGAGGCCTTGCGTATGGGCGACGACGTCGTTCGCGTCAGTCAAGAAATCTGCGGCCCTAAAGGCCTGTTCGGCGCGTTCTGCATCGAAACCATCATCACGCCCGACATGCAGTTTTACATCATGGAAATTTCCGCCAGAATCGTTGCCGGCACGAATCTGTTCATCGACGGATCGCCGTATTCGTATCTGAACTACTCCGAGCCGATGTCGACGGGGCGACGAATCGCGCGCGAATTAAAGAACGCGTTGCTGACGAATAACCTTCGTCTGGTGCTGGATGATTCGAGCGTTCTGTAA
- a CDS encoding DUF1297 domain-containing protein gives MSELVRSALARYDRNALTLCSIGSHSALEVAAGARSAGLRNLVVTAASRERTYTQYFRKTGPPGPARGCVDDVLELARFPDILNDDVQRRLLERNVVFVANRSFEVYLHQQYSYDEIERRMLVPFFGNRRLLRAEERDEENNQYALLERAGIRYPRRCNGPDEIDRIVMVKAPHARVSFERAFFLATSRENYYDTAQRLMREGILDEAGLQNAVIEEYALGPSVNLNFFYSPVLGELELSGTDTRRQTNLEGFRNVPPSALDALRDVPMRMEEAGHIAATLTESMLEKAFDMGERFVAAAREANPPGVIGPFALQCIVVAGPPKEFVCYDVSLRIPGSPGTRFTPYSSYRWGRDVSVGERIAMEIVMANETNSLESVLT, from the coding sequence ATGAGCGAGCTAGTGCGCTCCGCCCTCGCGCGGTACGACCGCAACGCCTTGACGCTCTGTTCGATCGGCAGCCATTCGGCGCTCGAAGTCGCCGCGGGCGCGCGCTCGGCCGGACTGCGCAATCTCGTCGTCACGGCGGCCAGCCGAGAGCGCACGTATACGCAGTATTTTCGGAAAACCGGTCCGCCCGGCCCGGCGCGCGGGTGCGTCGATGACGTTCTCGAGCTGGCGCGCTTTCCCGACATTCTCAACGACGACGTACAACGACGTTTGCTCGAACGAAATGTCGTGTTCGTCGCGAATCGCTCGTTCGAGGTCTATCTGCACCAGCAGTATTCGTACGACGAGATCGAGCGGCGCATGTTGGTCCCGTTTTTTGGAAATCGACGCCTGCTGCGTGCCGAGGAACGTGACGAGGAAAACAATCAGTACGCACTGCTCGAGCGTGCCGGCATCCGTTACCCTCGCCGCTGCAACGGGCCGGACGAAATCGATCGCATCGTCATGGTGAAAGCCCCGCACGCCCGCGTTTCGTTCGAACGGGCGTTCTTTTTGGCGACGTCACGCGAAAACTACTACGACACCGCGCAGCGCCTCATGCGCGAAGGGATCCTCGACGAAGCCGGTTTACAAAACGCCGTGATCGAGGAATATGCCCTCGGCCCGTCCGTTAATTTGAATTTCTTTTATTCGCCCGTGCTCGGGGAGCTGGAGTTGAGCGGAACCGACACGCGGCGTCAAACGAACCTTGAGGGGTTTCGCAACGTGCCACCGTCGGCGCTGGACGCATTACGCGACGTCCCGATGCGGATGGAAGAAGCCGGGCACATCGCGGCGACGCTAACCGAGTCGATGTTGGAAAAAGCCTTCGACATGGGCGAGCGCTTCGTTGCGGCAGCGCGCGAAGCGAATCCGCCGGGCGTCATCGGCCCCTTCGCGTTGCAATGCATCGTCGTTGCCGGCCCACCCAAAGAGTTCGTCTGCTACGACGTATCGTTACGCATTCCGGGATCGCCTGGAACTCGCTTTACCCCCTATTCGTCGTATCGCTGGGGGCGTGACGTTTCGGTCGGCGAACGCATCGCGATGGAGATCGTGATGGCAAACGAGACCAATTCGCTCGAAAGCGTTTTAACCTGA
- the cydB gene encoding cytochrome d ubiquinol oxidase subunit II: MPTVGYCVIALMLTAYVLSDGFDLGIATIAPFIARNDAERRIAMESIGPFWNGNEVCLIAAGAALFALFPTAYAASFSGFYLPFMVVLWLLMFRGISLELREHLSSELWHQFWDVAFWASSTLLVVLFGVALGNLIRGVPLDASGYFQGSFSFLLNPYAIAVALLAVCVLGFHGAAFARLRIDGPPAVRAASALTALWWCVAALYVIVSAATLYLRGFGGHWATYACGAIALAALIAMRLALGKSDVGAFAASSLFLIALMGAAAATMYPYILPGYPPGSGGLSIDAAAPSVAAMTTALTVTIGGGIAVVAYGSLVFRRMAGKLRVEDVVR; this comes from the coding sequence ATGCCGACGGTCGGGTACTGCGTGATCGCGCTGATGCTCACCGCCTATGTGTTGTCCGACGGCTTCGACTTGGGGATCGCGACGATCGCACCGTTCATCGCGCGCAACGACGCCGAACGTCGCATCGCGATGGAAAGCATCGGACCGTTCTGGAACGGCAACGAGGTGTGTTTGATTGCCGCCGGCGCCGCGCTGTTCGCGCTGTTCCCAACCGCCTATGCCGCTTCGTTCTCCGGGTTCTATCTGCCGTTCATGGTCGTGCTATGGCTACTGATGTTCCGCGGCATCTCGTTGGAACTGCGCGAACACTTGTCATCGGAATTGTGGCACCAATTTTGGGACGTGGCGTTTTGGGCCTCGAGCACGCTGTTAGTCGTTTTATTCGGAGTCGCGCTCGGCAATCTGATACGCGGGGTACCGCTCGACGCATCCGGCTATTTCCAAGGCAGCTTCTCGTTCTTACTCAATCCGTATGCCATCGCGGTCGCTTTGCTGGCGGTTTGCGTGCTCGGCTTTCACGGCGCCGCGTTTGCGCGCTTGCGGATCGACGGACCTCCAGCCGTGCGGGCAGCGTCGGCATTAACGGCGTTGTGGTGGTGCGTTGCCGCGCTGTACGTAATCGTTAGCGCCGCGACGCTGTATCTGCGCGGATTCGGCGGGCATTGGGCCACGTACGCGTGCGGCGCGATTGCGCTGGCTGCGTTGATTGCGATGCGTCTCGCGCTCGGTAAGTCCGATGTGGGAGCGTTTGCAGCGTCCAGCCTGTTCCTCATCGCTTTGATGGGTGCCGCGGCGGCGACCATGTATCCGTACATCCTTCCCGGTTACCCGCCTGGATCCGGAGGTCTGTCGATCGACGCCGCTGCGCCGTCGGTGGCGGCGATGACGACGGCGTTGACCGTTACGATCGGTGGTGGCATCGCTGTTGTCGCGTACGGTTCGCTGGTATTTCGTCGTATGGCCGGAAAGTTGCGCGTTGAGGACGTCGTACGATGA
- a CDS encoding DEAD/DEAH box helicase, with protein sequence MIPIESFLARRNWIAQTLIAYSCDASFDSSILAMLQKEEDEEREITCALSQSSSQEYDIDEMTFGRPDNRFQLGGLRRFQRRDLARVLAMSHYANFSVPGAGKTAVALGCYEAERLRGRVARLLVVAPLSAFDSWLTEAERWMEPVPCVTWLDERIPEACEILLTNYQRLAARLRDVSAWVMAKPCHVLLDEAHRIKRGRSGEWGSACLDLAYLAARRDILTGTPAPQHPSDFVALFDFLWPQQATRILPSAALQANPPDDVMEEVSDRIAPLFARTKKDELGLVPPLIRVEYVDMGPLQSMIYNAVRSRMVGQLNLTLQVRAQLSRMADVVMYLMEAATDPALLAKSLNGAVPSTVWPPAPVPDDSSLVDLIMRYHEYEMPSKFQKLASIVDTNAAAGRKTLVWSNFVANLEELAHRVLAPHEPALIYGAIPSSPRETNFVTRQSELRRFRYDPNCWVLLANPAAMSEGVSLHHECHDAVYLDRTFNAGQYLQSIDRIHRLGLPIEAETRIISLVSVGTVDEIIDQRVRLKAERLSRMLSDPNLTVMALPEPDDYGQWVETSDLDEMFVHLGIES encoded by the coding sequence GTGATTCCCATTGAGAGCTTCCTTGCGCGTCGAAATTGGATTGCGCAGACTCTAATCGCTTACTCCTGCGATGCGTCCTTCGATTCCTCGATCCTTGCAATGCTGCAAAAAGAAGAGGACGAAGAACGAGAGATTACGTGCGCTCTGAGCCAATCGTCGAGCCAAGAATACGATATCGACGAAATGACATTTGGGAGGCCTGATAATCGCTTCCAACTCGGTGGTCTGCGGCGTTTCCAGCGTCGCGATTTGGCCAGAGTCTTGGCTATGTCGCATTATGCCAACTTTTCTGTACCCGGTGCCGGGAAGACGGCGGTGGCACTAGGTTGTTACGAAGCCGAACGTCTGCGGGGACGGGTCGCGCGGCTATTAGTTGTAGCGCCGCTTTCAGCGTTTGATTCGTGGCTCACAGAAGCGGAGCGGTGGATGGAGCCCGTTCCTTGCGTGACCTGGCTGGACGAGCGAATTCCTGAAGCCTGCGAGATCTTGCTGACTAACTACCAACGGCTGGCGGCACGCCTCAGAGACGTTTCAGCCTGGGTTATGGCGAAGCCCTGTCATGTTTTATTGGACGAGGCTCACAGAATTAAGCGGGGGCGGAGCGGCGAATGGGGGAGCGCGTGCCTTGATCTTGCCTATCTCGCGGCTCGCAGGGATATCTTAACCGGGACTCCCGCTCCGCAGCACCCGAGTGACTTCGTCGCTTTGTTTGATTTCCTATGGCCGCAGCAAGCGACGCGTATCCTACCGTCTGCGGCGTTACAGGCGAATCCACCGGATGATGTCATGGAGGAAGTTTCGGACCGAATAGCGCCGTTGTTTGCCCGTACGAAGAAGGATGAGTTAGGTCTGGTGCCTCCCCTGATTCGGGTTGAATACGTCGATATGGGCCCGCTACAGTCAATGATCTACAATGCCGTCCGTTCTCGCATGGTAGGACAGTTAAATCTTACCTTGCAAGTTCGTGCTCAGTTGTCACGAATGGCCGACGTCGTAATGTACCTTATGGAAGCCGCGACGGATCCCGCGTTGCTTGCTAAATCGCTGAACGGTGCTGTTCCATCAACGGTTTGGCCACCTGCGCCGGTCCCGGACGATTCGTCTTTGGTCGATTTGATCATGCGCTACCATGAGTACGAGATGCCTAGCAAATTTCAGAAGCTAGCATCTATAGTGGACACCAACGCAGCCGCAGGGCGCAAGACCTTAGTATGGTCTAACTTTGTGGCAAATCTTGAGGAGCTTGCTCATCGAGTGCTAGCTCCCCACGAGCCGGCGCTGATCTATGGCGCCATCCCCTCTTCCCCCCGAGAAACTAACTTCGTAACCCGGCAGAGCGAATTAAGGCGTTTCCGGTATGATCCGAATTGTTGGGTGTTGCTGGCCAATCCCGCCGCTATGTCGGAAGGCGTCAGCTTGCATCATGAGTGTCATGACGCAGTGTACCTAGACCGCACATTCAATGCTGGTCAATACCTTCAATCGATCGATCGCATACATAGACTCGGTCTGCCAATCGAAGCAGAAACGAGAATCATATCTCTGGTGAGCGTAGGGACCGTCGACGAAATAATTGATCAGAGAGTACGTCTTAAGGCAGAACGTCTGTCTCGAATGCTATCAGACCCCAACCTCACCGTTATGGCGTTGCCCGAGCCCGATGATTACGGTCAGTGGGTCGAGACCAGCGATCTGGACGAGATGTTTGTTCATCTCGGGATAGAGTCTTGA
- the tpx gene encoding thiol peroxidase — translation MATQDAPRRAGAVTFRGTPMTLVGPELTVGAPAPDFMLTGAELAPVTLETLVDGGSRAALLIVVPSLDTPVCSLESQTFNKRLGELPAGVAPFVVSMDLPFAMARWSNNQDDTVQLGMLSDYRDHSFGPAYGLLIAELGLLARAIVVIGKDKTVRYYSLVKEVADQPNYDDALKAATEAA, via the coding sequence ATGGCTACGCAAGACGCGCCGCGCCGCGCCGGCGCCGTAACATTCCGGGGTACGCCGATGACGTTGGTCGGACCCGAGTTGACGGTCGGTGCTCCGGCTCCCGATTTTATGCTGACCGGGGCCGAACTGGCTCCCGTGACCCTTGAAACGTTAGTCGATGGCGGAAGCCGCGCGGCATTGCTCATCGTCGTCCCATCGCTCGATACGCCCGTTTGTTCGCTCGAGTCGCAAACGTTCAACAAGCGTCTCGGCGAGTTGCCGGCCGGAGTAGCGCCGTTCGTCGTGAGCATGGACCTGCCGTTCGCAATGGCGCGCTGGTCGAACAATCAAGACGACACCGTGCAACTCGGCATGCTTTCCGACTACCGCGACCATTCGTTCGGTCCGGCGTACGGGCTACTCATCGCCGAACTAGGATTGCTGGCCCGAGCTATCGTCGTCATCGGCAAAGACAAAACCGTTCGCTACTACAGCCTCGTCAAAGAAGTTGCCGATCAGCCCAACTACGACGATGCGCTGAAAGCCGCAACGGAAGCGGCATAG
- the purD gene encoding phosphoribosylamine--glycine ligase — protein sequence MRIVVVGSGAREDALSWRLASSPSCESIVAAPGNAGTASRGENVRISATDGPSLVELCRHRNIDFAVLGSETTIAAGVADRMTAAGISVFGPSRSAGRLESSKIFSKRFMQRHRIPTARAAVVHSLDAAARALNEWDGGVVVKADGLAAGKGVVVTKDADEARAVLRDWYGAGGIPGGGNGVLLEQRLEGRECSVFALADGTSLTPFLDARDYKRAGDGDTGPNTGGMGAYSPADELPANALDVVRERILDPVLRGLQADDERYVGVLYCGLMWTQAGPAVIEFNVRFGDPETQVLMPRIDGDFAALLKSVADGATEASAATVSARHCVGVVLATESYPFASTPVNDLLPDVSLAEGCQAFWGSSTLENGHVRSSGGRVLTVTAVGGDREDARVRAYAAVRTLSSRFGNANLTYRSDIGASTG from the coding sequence GTGCGCATAGTCGTTGTCGGGAGCGGCGCGCGCGAGGATGCACTCTCGTGGCGCCTAGCGAGTTCTCCATCGTGCGAATCGATCGTCGCCGCTCCAGGCAACGCCGGCACGGCCTCGCGTGGCGAGAACGTCCGCATTTCGGCCACCGACGGACCGTCGCTGGTCGAACTCTGCCGTCATCGTAATATCGATTTCGCAGTCCTCGGATCGGAAACGACCATCGCGGCCGGAGTAGCCGACCGGATGACGGCGGCGGGCATTTCCGTATTTGGGCCGTCGCGATCGGCGGGCCGCCTGGAGTCCAGTAAGATTTTTTCGAAGCGGTTTATGCAACGTCATCGCATCCCGACCGCGCGTGCCGCCGTCGTGCATTCGCTCGATGCGGCAGCTCGCGCGCTGAACGAATGGGACGGCGGCGTGGTCGTCAAGGCCGATGGTCTAGCCGCCGGCAAAGGCGTCGTTGTCACCAAAGACGCAGACGAGGCGCGCGCGGTGTTGCGCGACTGGTATGGAGCCGGAGGCATACCCGGCGGCGGCAACGGCGTCTTGCTGGAACAGCGGCTCGAAGGTCGCGAATGCAGCGTGTTTGCGCTGGCTGACGGCACCTCGCTGACGCCGTTCCTCGATGCGCGCGATTACAAACGTGCCGGCGACGGCGATACGGGTCCGAACACGGGCGGCATGGGCGCATATTCCCCGGCCGATGAACTCCCGGCAAACGCGCTCGACGTTGTGCGCGAACGCATTCTCGATCCGGTGCTGCGTGGTTTGCAGGCCGACGACGAACGTTATGTCGGCGTCTTGTACTGTGGTCTCATGTGGACCCAAGCGGGACCGGCGGTGATCGAATTCAACGTGCGGTTTGGCGACCCGGAGACGCAAGTGTTGATGCCGCGCATCGATGGGGATTTTGCCGCGTTACTAAAATCCGTCGCCGACGGCGCAACCGAGGCGTCGGCTGCAACGGTGTCGGCACGGCACTGCGTAGGCGTGGTATTAGCGACCGAGTCGTATCCGTTTGCGAGCACGCCGGTGAACGATCTCCTTCCAGACGTTTCGTTGGCCGAAGGGTGCCAAGCGTTTTGGGGCAGCAGTACGCTCGAAAACGGGCACGTCCGATCCTCCGGTGGGCGAGTGCTGACCGTCACTGCCGTCGGTGGCGATCGCGAAGACGCCCGCGTTCGCGCGTACGCCGCAGTGAGAACGTTGTCGTCGCGGTTTGGCAATGCAAACCTCACGTACCGTAGCGATATCGGGGCCTCGACCGGATAG
- the guaA gene encoding glutamine-hydrolyzing GMP synthase, which produces MPQTVFILDFGAQYSQLIARRTRELGAYCEIVPYDVRWKDLESRSPAAFILSGGPESTMVDGAPQMDTAIAASGVPILGICYGMQLLARELGAQLVKLDHAEYGPAELTVSAPESPLFENVPEHSRVWMSHGDSVVALPAGLAAIASTPRCNVAAMGDAGRRVYGVQFHPEVVHTEHGRSVLRNFLRNVAGIADEWKMESFVEPEIERVRAQVGSANVICALSGGVDSAVAATLVARAIGDRLTCVFVDHGLLRKGEAKEVVAAFRDVLHLNLRVVDARARFLDKLSGVSDPEKKRRIIGHEFIRTFEREAKRIEGAEFLVQGTLYPDVIESKTPDSRAGHKIKSHHNVGGLPKKMRFALIEPLRALFKDEVRALGRVLGLPDHIVQRQPFPGPGLAVRIIGDVTKKRLNVVREADAIVREEIEKADLDAMPWQYFAVLTPVKSVGVMGDGRTYANLVAVRAITSEDGMTADWARLPHDLLARISSRIVNEVPGVNRIAYDITTKPPATVEWE; this is translated from the coding sequence TTGCCGCAAACGGTATTCATCCTCGACTTCGGCGCGCAGTACAGCCAGCTCATCGCGCGCCGCACCCGCGAACTTGGCGCGTACTGCGAGATCGTGCCCTACGACGTGCGATGGAAGGATTTGGAATCGCGGTCGCCCGCCGCGTTCATCCTTTCCGGCGGACCGGAGAGCACCATGGTCGACGGCGCGCCGCAGATGGATACGGCGATCGCCGCCAGCGGCGTTCCAATACTCGGCATCTGCTACGGCATGCAACTGCTGGCTCGCGAACTCGGCGCACAACTCGTCAAGCTCGATCACGCCGAGTACGGTCCGGCCGAACTAACGGTGAGCGCACCCGAATCGCCGCTGTTCGAGAACGTGCCCGAGCATTCGCGCGTTTGGATGTCGCACGGCGATTCGGTCGTGGCCCTCCCTGCCGGCTTGGCAGCGATCGCATCGACTCCCCGCTGCAACGTCGCGGCGATGGGGGATGCCGGGCGCCGGGTATACGGCGTACAGTTCCATCCCGAGGTCGTGCACACCGAACACGGGCGGTCGGTGCTGCGCAACTTTTTGCGCAACGTCGCCGGGATCGCCGACGAGTGGAAGATGGAGTCGTTCGTGGAGCCGGAGATCGAACGGGTGCGCGCCCAGGTCGGCTCGGCCAATGTGATTTGCGCGCTGTCCGGAGGCGTCGATTCGGCGGTTGCCGCGACGCTCGTCGCTCGCGCGATCGGAGACCGGCTAACCTGCGTCTTCGTCGATCACGGATTGTTGCGCAAGGGCGAGGCGAAAGAAGTCGTTGCCGCGTTCCGCGACGTGCTGCACCTCAACCTACGCGTGGTCGATGCCCGCGCTCGTTTTCTCGACAAGCTTTCCGGCGTTTCCGACCCCGAAAAGAAACGGCGGATCATCGGGCACGAGTTTATTCGAACGTTCGAACGTGAGGCCAAACGCATAGAAGGCGCGGAATTTCTCGTGCAAGGCACGCTGTATCCCGACGTCATCGAGTCAAAGACGCCGGATAGCCGGGCCGGACACAAAATTAAATCGCACCATAACGTCGGCGGCCTGCCCAAGAAGATGCGGTTTGCGTTGATCGAGCCGTTGCGGGCGCTCTTCAAGGACGAAGTGCGCGCGCTCGGGCGGGTGCTCGGACTTCCGGACCACATCGTTCAGCGCCAGCCATTTCCGGGTCCGGGTTTGGCGGTGCGTATTATTGGCGACGTCACGAAAAAACGCTTGAACGTGGTTCGCGAAGCCGATGCCATCGTGCGCGAAGAGATCGAAAAGGCCGATCTCGATGCGATGCCGTGGCAATATTTCGCGGTACTGACGCCGGTAAAGAGCGTCGGCGTGATGGGCGACGGACGCACCTATGCCAACTTGGTCGCGGTTCGCGCGATCACGAGCGAAGACGGCATGACCGCCGATTGGGCGCGTCTGCCCCACGATTTGCTGGCGCGTATCTCGTCGCGTATCGTCAACGAAGTCCCGGGCGTCAATCGCATCGCATACGACATAACGACCAAGCCGCCGGCTACCGTGGAATGGGAATAG
- a CDS encoding cytochrome ubiquinol oxidase subunit I → METVLADRLQFAFTVMFHYLFPIGTIGLAPFVVAYTWKAAHGGDPEDAAAARFWTTIFAVNFAAGVVTGIPMEFQFGTNWAAFSRSSGSVVGQPLAMEGMFAFFLESIFLGALLYGRRGKPTRFMAWAAVMVCLGSWLSGYFIVVTDAWMQHPVGYVAGPNGTYQLTDIWAVVLSSWARWQFAHVFIGALLTGSLIVAGVGAYYLLAKRETALAKRFVRSGIIAAFVLSILAAFPTGDINADDVTKYQPVKLAAMEGLFQSTHGAPLAIIGMPDSKSRTLLDPVFVPGILSYLAYGNFGANVNGLEAYPREFWPPVELTYYAYHVMVGLGTIFGGITALAMLLLVMRRLYSTPLMLWVLMLLVPFPYIANEAGWVVSEVGRQPWIVYGLMRTAAGSSPTVSGGETLFTIIGFTGLYFLLGVLFLSLVLREIGLGPSHAPEVAV, encoded by the coding sequence ATGGAAACAGTGCTGGCCGATCGCCTACAGTTTGCGTTCACGGTCATGTTTCACTATCTGTTTCCGATCGGAACGATCGGCCTGGCACCCTTCGTCGTGGCCTACACCTGGAAAGCCGCGCACGGCGGCGACCCAGAAGACGCGGCGGCAGCGCGTTTCTGGACGACGATCTTCGCCGTTAACTTCGCGGCCGGCGTCGTCACGGGGATCCCGATGGAGTTTCAATTCGGAACGAACTGGGCGGCCTTTTCGCGTTCCAGCGGTTCGGTCGTAGGACAGCCGCTTGCGATGGAGGGCATGTTCGCGTTCTTCCTCGAGTCGATTTTCCTCGGCGCGCTACTGTACGGCCGGCGCGGAAAGCCGACGCGGTTTATGGCGTGGGCGGCGGTAATGGTTTGCCTCGGATCCTGGCTCTCCGGTTATTTTATCGTCGTCACCGATGCGTGGATGCAGCATCCCGTCGGCTATGTCGCGGGGCCGAACGGCACGTATCAACTCACCGACATTTGGGCCGTCGTGCTCTCGTCGTGGGCACGCTGGCAGTTCGCCCACGTCTTTATCGGGGCGTTATTGACGGGCAGCTTGATCGTTGCCGGCGTCGGTGCATACTATCTGTTGGCCAAGCGCGAGACGGCGCTGGCAAAACGTTTCGTGCGATCCGGTATCATCGCCGCCTTCGTGCTTTCGATCCTGGCGGCGTTCCCGACGGGAGACATCAACGCCGACGACGTTACGAAATACCAGCCGGTGAAGCTGGCGGCGATGGAGGGCCTGTTTCAATCGACGCACGGCGCGCCGCTGGCGATTATCGGCATGCCGGACTCGAAAAGCCGGACGCTGCTCGATCCGGTCTTCGTTCCCGGCATTCTGAGTTATCTGGCGTACGGGAACTTTGGCGCCAACGTGAACGGGCTCGAAGCCTATCCGCGCGAGTTCTGGCCGCCGGTCGAGCTGACGTACTATGCGTACCACGTGATGGTCGGGTTGGGCACGATCTTCGGCGGCATCACCGCACTGGCAATGCTGCTGCTGGTGATGCGCCGGCTCTACTCGACACCGTTGATGTTATGGGTACTTATGCTGCTCGTGCCGTTTCCATACATCGCAAACGAAGCCGGCTGGGTGGTGAGCGAAGTCGGGCGTCAACCTTGGATCGTATACGGATTGATGCGTACGGCCGCCGGAAGTTCGCCGACGGTGAGTGGCGGCGAAACGCTGTTTACGATCATCGGCTTTACCGGATTGTATTTCTTGCTCGGCGTGCTGTTCTTATCGCTCGTGCTTCGGGAAATCGGGCTTGGCCCGTCGCACGCGCCAGAGGTCGCGGTCTGA